The Paraconexibacter algicola genome includes the window AAGGCGGGCGCGAAGTTCTGGACCTGCGCGCGGATCAGCTTGTCCTTGCCGTCGGTGCCGGAGAAGAAGTCGCCCCAGTTGGAGAAGAAGGCGTTGGCCTCCGGCGTGTACGGGCGGATGCACTCGAGGTTCTCGACCGCCTGCTTGCCGATCGACTCGAGCTGCGGGCTGCGGCCGGTGAGCCGCTCCACCAGCGGGTTGAGGCTCGGCGTCGCCTGCCGGGCGGCGACCAGCGTCTTCGTCGCGTCCGGCCCGATGTCCCGCACCGTCTGCAGCAGTCCGTCGAGCGGCTGCACCGTGCGGCGTACCGCGGTGACGCCCGGCGCCAGGTCCCGTGTGAGCGCGCGGGCCCGGACGAGCGTCTCGTCGGCGAGGGCGAGCGTGGTGCGGGCACGGCGCAGGCTGCCGGGCGCGGCGGAGAGCGCGGCCTGCACGTTCTGCGACTCGTCGGCGATCGCGTCGAACGTGCCGCCGGCGCCTTCGAGCAGGCGGCGGACGTCGGGCTGTGCCGCGTCCACCGCTCCGAGCACGCGGTCGGCCGATCGGACCAGCGTGCGGACGGCGCGCTGGTCGGAGGCGATGTCCTGGACGACGTGGCGCGCCTGCACGAGCGCGGGTGGCGCGACCTGCAGCGTGCGGCGGAGGCCGACACGGCTGGTCTTCAGGGCCGGTCCGCCCTCGCGCAGGAACCGGCGGAGGTCCTGTCGCGCGGCGTCCGGGAAGCGCGCCAGCAGCTCGTCGAACTCGACGGGCACGGTGAAGTCGCGGGCCGGGAAGGTCCCGCCCTCCTCGACGGCCGTGCCGGACTGCCTGCCGGGCGTGAGCGCGATGTAGCGGTTGCCGAAGTTCGCCGTGCCGCCCCAGCGCAGCGCCATCTTCGACCCCTTGGGCAGCGGCCACGCCTCGTCGTCGATCTCGAGCTCCAGGCGCGCGTCGCGGCCGCCGTTGGCGGGCTCGATGGAGACGACGTGGCCGACCTCGCTGCCGCGCTGGCGGATCGCCTGGCCCTCGACGACGTTCGTCGCCTCGCCGACGACCACGCTGAAGCGCGCGCCCGTCTCGGCGTCGCGGCCGACGAGGACGACGACGATCGCGCAGACGGCGAGCAGGGCGAGCAGCGGGGCGACGACCGGGCGCACGTCTCAGCCGCCGATCGGGAGCTTGGCGTCGAGCCCGAAGATCACGACGGCGCCGAAGGCCGCGATCAGGTGGAGCAGGACGAGGTTGACGACCAGCGACCGCGCGACCGAGGTGCCGACCGCCGCGGGTCCGCCGACGGTGCGCAGCCCGTAGAAGCAGGAGACGATCGCGGTGGTGACCGCGATGACCGTGCAGGTGACCATCACGAAGATCGAGTCGCCGAAGCCCTGGACGCTCCAGTGGACGTCGGTGAGCGTGTTCGTCGTCAGGCCGCCGAGCAGGACGACGACGATCAGGAACGCGCCGACGAGCGTCGCGATGAGGGAGACGAAGGCCGCGACCGGCGCGAAGATCAGCACGCCGATCAGCCGCGTGCCGATGAGGTAGCGGCGGGGGTCGACGCCGGTGGACTCCAGCGCGTCGACCTCCTGCTGGATCTTCATCGCGCCGAGCTCGGCGGTGATGCCGCAGCCGATCTTCGCGGTGAAGACGTAGCCGAACATCGTGCACGCGGTCTGCCGCGGGCCGACGACACCGGTGGTCAGGCCGAAGAAGTCGCCCGCGCCGATGCCGCGCAGCAGGAAGAAGCCGAAGGTGCCGATGACGGCGCCTTGGAACAGCTGCATCATGAAGATCAGCGGGATCGTCCCGCGGAGCATCATCGACGCCTGGCGCAGGCCCTCGCTGGCGTAGGTCAGTGCGCCCGGGAGCGCGGCGAGCGACGTGCCGAAGAAGCGCGTGAGCTCGCCCGCCTCGACGAGCAGGCTCTCGACCGGGCCGCGCCGGCGCGGCGGCGTCGTGGGCTTCGGGACGGCCGGTGTCGTGCCGGGCGTGTGCGGGACGGAGGCCACTTATCCCCGCAGGACCGAGACGTCGGGGAACAGGGTGAAGTACGCGAGGTTGAACACCACGTCGAACAGCCAGATGGCGAAGAACGTGATGACGACGGTCTGGTTGACGGCACGGCCGACGCCCTCGGCGCCGGGCTCCGAGGCGAGGCCCTTGTAGCAGGACACGACCGCGACGAACACGCCGATGATCGCGTTCTTGAGGAACATCGTCAGGAAGAGGTCCGTCGGCTGGATGATGTTCGAGAGGGAGTCGAAGAAGACCCCGGTCGAGAAGCCGAAGTACCCCGGCGACACGACGAAGTTGACGAGGTTGACGCCGAGCAGGCTGAGGAACGCGAGGACCGGCATCGCGATGCTCATGGCGACGACACGGGGGACGACGAGCGTGCGGATCTGGTCGACGCCCAGGACGCTCATCGCGTCGAGCTCCTCGCGGATCTTCCGGGCGCCGAGGTCGGCGGTGACCGCGCTGCCGACGACGCCGGCGAAGATCATCGCGGTGATCCAGGTGGCGATCTCGCGGCTCCAGATGAGGAAGACCGTGCCGCCGATGCGGTCGGAGATCCCCAGGTTCGCGAGGATCGCGCCGAAGAGGATGATCCCGAAGCCGATCAGGTAGACCGAGTGCGAGAGCACCAGCGGGATCGCGCAGCGACGGACGCCGAACGAGATCTGCTCGACGGCCTCGCGGAACCACGGGAACGGGGGCCGCACGGCCTCGCGCAGGACCCGGACGGTCAGCGCACCGATCTCGCCGGCCGCCTTCAGGCTCGTGCCCGGGCCGGTGCCCAGCACCGAGGCACCGAAGCCGCGCGCGTACGGGTTCCCGTCGCGTCGTCCCGCCTCGGCGCTCATGCGAGGTCTCCCATCCCGCGCGCGAACCTAGCTCCGGTGCCGGGCCGGGCGATAGTCCCCGACCGGGGAGTCGTGGGCGCAGACGGGTACATCGCGTCAGACGTCCATCCCGAGCGGACCTGCGGAGTCGCCCGCGAGGAACTGCCGGATGAAGGGCGTCTGCGATGCGAAGACCTCGTCGGCGAAGCCGGACTCCAGGACCTTGCCGCGCCAGACGACCGACACGTGGTCGGCGATCAGCCGGGCCAGCAGGACGTTGTGGGTGACGATGACCATCGTCCCGCCGTGGCGGGCGTGCTGCTCCACGAGCAGGTCGCCGAGCAGGGCGGTGCGCACCGGGTCCAGGCCCGAGTCCGGTTCGTCGCAGAGCACGATCCGCGGGTTCATCGCGAGCGCCCGCGCGAGGCCCGCGCGCTTGCGCATGCCGCCGGAGAGCTCGCCCGGCATGCGCGTGGCGGCGGACAGCAGGCCGACGCTGTCGAGGTGGCCCTCGACGACCTCCCGGACCTCGGCGTCGTCGAGGTCGGTGTGCTGGCGCAGCGGGAAGGCGACGTTGTCGTAGACGTTCATGCCGCTGAACAGCGCGCCGTCCTGGAACATCACGCCAATCTCGCTGCGCAGCCCGAGGATCTCCGCGCGCGACATCCGGCTCAGCGGGCGGCCGCGGATCAGGACGTCACCCGCGTCAGGCCTGAGGAGGCCGATGATGTGCTGCAGGAGCACGCTCTTGCCGGTGCCCGACGGCCCGAGCACGACGGAGATCACGCCTTCCGGGATCGTGACGTCGAGGCCCTGCAGGACCTGGTTGGCGCCGAACGCGCGGTGCAGGTCGCGCGTCTCGATCGCCAGCAGCTCGGGGTCCAGCGCGTGCGGGACGCCGTCTCGCGCGGGCGCGGCCGACGGACGCTCGGTGCCGTCGGAGCCGGCGACGTTGCGCACCAGGCGCCGGACGATCGGGTCGACCTCGAGGAGCTTGCGGACGGGACCGTCGGCGGTCACCTGCCCGCGGTGCAGCGCGGCCGGGAGCGCGAGCATGCCGTCCGCGTAGGCGCGGGTGGCCGCGCGGTCCAGGCGCAGCGTGACCTCGCCCGGCTCGTCGAGGCTGACCGCGGGAACGCGCCGGTCCAGGAGGAGCGTGACGGTCCGCGTCTGGCCCTCGAGGTGCAGCTCGACGCTGGTCTGCGCGTGGTGGACCTGGGTGGCCAGGTCCGGCTCGGAGGCGAACGCGTCCCGCAGACGGGCGGCGAGGGACTCGGGCGTCGGGTCCCGGCGGAGCTCGGTCACGGCGTGGGACTGGACGCTCATCGAGCGGCGCCGCCGGCGCCGGGGTCGGACTGCAGGAAGCGGGCGACGGCCTCCGCGCGGTTCTGCGCGCCGAGCTTGCGCAGGATGCGGGCGACGTGCGCCTTCACCGTCTCGGGCGAGACGTACATCGTCTGGGCGATGTCGCGGTTGGAGCGCCCGGCGGCCAGGCCGCGGATGACCTCCAGCTCGCGGTCGGACAGGAGGTCGGCGACCGAGGTGCTGCCGGCGGGCAGCGCGTGCAGGAGGGAGAGCGGCGCCGCGTGTCGCTGCGACGGCAGGACGAGGGGCGCACCGTGCAGCTCCTCGAGCAGCGCGCCCGTCGAGGCGACGAGCTGCTGCAGCTCGGCCGACACGAGCGCGGTGCGCTCCTGCTGCAGGACGCGCTCCAGCGCGAGGGCGGCGACGGCCGCAAGGTCCGCCAGGCGTGCGTCGTCCGGCGCGATCGTCGAGGTGACGAGCAGCACCGCCAGCTCGGCCCCGCCGACCTCGATCGGCTGCAGCGTCACCGTCTCCCCCGCCTCGGGCGCGAGGTCCCGCCGCTCCACCGGCTGCGCCAGGAAGCTGCGGCGGAGCCGGTCGCTCGCGGGGTCGGCCAGCGCACCCGTGTCCTGCGCGCTCAGCCGGCCGTGACGGACGGTGAGCACGACGGCGCGGTCTCCGGGGCGGTCGAGCGCGAGCGCCGCGACGCGCGCGAACAGGCCGTCCACGTCCTGGGCACGCCCGAGGATCGCGCACCAGCGCGTGATCTCGGGAGTGCCGTCGGCGACCGGCGGGTCGACGTCGTCGGGGTCCATCGCGAGGGCTCTGAGGCGGGCCGGCACGGCGTGGCCTCAGCGGCTGGTCACGAGCTGGCGGGCCCGGGCGGGCAGGCCGCCGGCGCACTTCGCGGTGGCGAGGAAGGCGTCCGCGGCGTTCTTGCCGGGGATGCCGCTGATGCCGCCCGTCGGGTGCGTGCCGG containing:
- a CDS encoding MlaD family protein, with protein sequence MRPVVAPLLALLAVCAIVVVLVGRDAETGARFSVVVGEATNVVEGQAIRQRGSEVGHVVSIEPANGGRDARLELEIDDEAWPLPKGSKMALRWGGTANFGNRYIALTPGRQSGTAVEEGGTFPARDFTVPVEFDELLARFPDAARQDLRRFLREGGPALKTSRVGLRRTLQVAPPALVQARHVVQDIASDQRAVRTLVRSADRVLGAVDAAQPDVRRLLEGAGGTFDAIADESQNVQAALSAAPGSLRRARTTLALADETLVRARALTRDLAPGVTAVRRTVQPLDGLLQTVRDIGPDATKTLVAARQATPSLNPLVERLTGRSPQLESIGKQAVENLECIRPYTPEANAFFSNWGDFFSGTDGKDKLIRAQVQNFAPAFSNVSGYNSAQAKRLFSGLEYGLPRPPGTVAGQPWFLPECGAGSDAIDPNKDPEIRDSAKVFELPKLMPIVPLPKADGR
- a CDS encoding ABC transporter permease encodes the protein MASVPHTPGTTPAVPKPTTPPRRRGPVESLLVEAGELTRFFGTSLAALPGALTYASEGLRQASMMLRGTIPLIFMMQLFQGAVIGTFGFFLLRGIGAGDFFGLTTGVVGPRQTACTMFGYVFTAKIGCGITAELGAMKIQQEVDALESTGVDPRRYLIGTRLIGVLIFAPVAAFVSLIATLVGAFLIVVVLLGGLTTNTLTDVHWSVQGFGDSIFVMVTCTVIAVTTAIVSCFYGLRTVGGPAAVGTSVARSLVVNLVLLHLIAAFGAVVIFGLDAKLPIGG
- a CDS encoding MlaE family ABC transporter permease; the protein is MSAEAGRRDGNPYARGFGASVLGTGPGTSLKAAGEIGALTVRVLREAVRPPFPWFREAVEQISFGVRRCAIPLVLSHSVYLIGFGIILFGAILANLGISDRIGGTVFLIWSREIATWITAMIFAGVVGSAVTADLGARKIREELDAMSVLGVDQIRTLVVPRVVAMSIAMPVLAFLSLLGVNLVNFVVSPGYFGFSTGVFFDSLSNIIQPTDLFLTMFLKNAIIGVFVAVVSCYKGLASEPGAEGVGRAVNQTVVITFFAIWLFDVVFNLAYFTLFPDVSVLRG
- a CDS encoding ABC transporter ATP-binding protein, giving the protein MSVQSHAVTELRRDPTPESLAARLRDAFASEPDLATQVHHAQTSVELHLEGQTRTVTLLLDRRVPAVSLDEPGEVTLRLDRAATRAYADGMLALPAALHRGQVTADGPVRKLLEVDPIVRRLVRNVAGSDGTERPSAAPARDGVPHALDPELLAIETRDLHRAFGANQVLQGLDVTIPEGVISVVLGPSGTGKSVLLQHIIGLLRPDAGDVLIRGRPLSRMSRAEILGLRSEIGVMFQDGALFSGMNVYDNVAFPLRQHTDLDDAEVREVVEGHLDSVGLLSAATRMPGELSGGMRKRAGLARALAMNPRIVLCDEPDSGLDPVRTALLGDLLVEQHARHGGTMVIVTHNVLLARLIADHVSVVWRGKVLESGFADEVFASQTPFIRQFLAGDSAGPLGMDV
- a CDS encoding helix-turn-helix domain-containing protein yields the protein MDPDDVDPPVADGTPEITRWCAILGRAQDVDGLFARVAALALDRPGDRAVVLTVRHGRLSAQDTGALADPASDRLRRSFLAQPVERRDLAPEAGETVTLQPIEVGGAELAVLLVTSTIAPDDARLADLAAVAALALERVLQQERTALVSAELQQLVASTGALLEELHGAPLVLPSQRHAAPLSLLHALPAGSTSVADLLSDRELEVIRGLAAGRSNRDIAQTMYVSPETVKAHVARILRKLGAQNRAEAVARFLQSDPGAGGAAR